A single window of Synechocystis sp. PCC 7509 DNA harbors:
- a CDS encoding mechanosensitive ion channel family protein, protein MEQILSFISFNTEIGLKILITIAFLIVLWLLRRIANALIGESLRDRYNGRTWFWAGQGLNLFIAVLLILGLLKIWFDNPNRLATAIGLVTAGVAFALQKVITAVAGYFLILRSNIFSVGDRITMGGVRGDVIALGFTHTKIMEMGQPVSLQDPISPSWVKSRQFTGRIVTVTNDKIFEQPVYNYTQDFPYLWEEISIPISYSADREVAEQILLECATRHTENINQMSQESLRVMRDRYFLHAADLTPKVYYRITNNWLELTVRFVVREHGIRDLKDTISRDLLKGFDAVGIRIATTTYNIVGFPPLPIENGVDNLKNNSQH, encoded by the coding sequence TTGGAGCAAATTTTAAGTTTTATTAGCTTTAATACCGAAATTGGGCTAAAAATATTAATTACTATAGCCTTCCTAATTGTACTTTGGCTGCTGCGTCGTATAGCTAATGCTTTGATTGGAGAATCGCTACGAGATCGCTACAACGGGCGGACTTGGTTCTGGGCGGGGCAAGGGTTAAACTTATTCATCGCCGTACTTTTGATATTGGGGCTGCTAAAAATTTGGTTTGACAATCCCAATCGACTCGCTACGGCGATCGGATTAGTAACAGCAGGTGTAGCTTTTGCTCTACAAAAAGTAATTACGGCGGTCGCGGGTTACTTTTTGATTCTGCGGAGTAATATTTTTAGCGTCGGCGATCGCATTACTATGGGTGGTGTGCGCGGCGATGTGATTGCGCTAGGTTTTACCCATACCAAAATTATGGAAATGGGACAGCCCGTTTCACTGCAAGATCCGATTTCCCCTAGTTGGGTCAAAAGCCGTCAATTTACTGGCAGAATTGTTACTGTCACCAATGACAAGATTTTTGAGCAGCCAGTTTACAACTATACCCAAGATTTTCCTTATCTTTGGGAGGAAATCAGCATTCCCATTTCTTACAGCGCCGATCGCGAAGTCGCCGAACAAATTTTGTTAGAATGCGCTACTCGTCATACGGAAAATATTAATCAGATGAGTCAAGAATCATTGCGGGTGATGCGAGATCGTTATTTTCTCCATGCCGCCGATTTGACACCAAAGGTCTATTATCGGATTACTAACAACTGGCTAGAACTGACTGTCCGCTTTGTCGTTAGAGAACATGGAATTCGCGATCTCAAAGATACTATCAGCCGCGACTTGCTCAAAGGTTTCGATGCAGTTGGAATTAGAATCGCGACGACGACTTATAATATTGTCGGATTTCCGCCACTCCCAATTGAAAATGGTGTTGATAATTTAAAAAATAATTCTCAGCATTAG
- a CDS encoding mechanosensitive ion channel family protein, whose amino-acid sequence MNIQSAITAAWNKIGGMINGLIIALPNIVLALVVFILFFFAARWLKLLVKRITRRHRQARNLGMVLGRLAQGVVILIGLFVALSIIIPTFKAGDLIQLLGISGVAIGFAFRDILQNFLAGILILLTEPFQIDDQIVFKDFEGTVENIQTRATTIKTYDGRRIVIPNSELFTNSVTVNTAYDSRRMEYDFGIGYGDDVEEAKRLMLETIDSIDDILKDPAPDVLLLELGESSVNIRARWWIKPPRRIDDLKSRDKVISAIKQKLYVENGIDLPYPTRQILFHDQTEETDGDRARQREGWPAGNKKVPLSRSISGSLKKLAEKSASKNGSDSDSQNLTTGDRK is encoded by the coding sequence ATGAATATTCAGTCAGCAATAACAGCAGCATGGAATAAGATTGGGGGAATGATAAATGGACTGATTATTGCGCTACCAAACATTGTATTGGCGCTTGTTGTTTTCATCCTATTTTTCTTCGCCGCTCGATGGCTAAAGTTATTAGTAAAACGCATCACCCGTAGGCATCGGCAAGCAAGAAATCTAGGTATGGTGCTGGGGCGATTGGCTCAAGGAGTCGTTATTTTGATTGGTTTGTTCGTCGCGCTATCAATTATTATCCCAACATTTAAAGCAGGAGATTTAATCCAACTGCTGGGTATTAGTGGGGTAGCAATTGGTTTCGCTTTTCGCGATATTTTGCAAAACTTTCTAGCAGGTATCCTGATTTTATTAACTGAACCTTTCCAGATTGACGACCAAATCGTTTTTAAGGACTTTGAGGGAACAGTAGAAAATATTCAAACACGGGCAACAACAATCAAAACCTACGATGGTCGCCGGATCGTTATTCCCAACTCCGAATTATTTACAAATTCGGTAACTGTTAATACTGCCTATGATAGTCGTCGGATGGAATACGATTTTGGCATCGGTTATGGTGACGATGTTGAAGAAGCAAAGCGGTTGATGCTAGAAACAATTGATAGCATAGATGATATTTTGAAAGATCCCGCTCCCGATGTTTTGTTGCTGGAACTAGGTGAAAGTAGCGTCAACATCCGCGCTCGTTGGTGGATTAAGCCCCCCAGAAGGATAGACGATCTCAAGTCGCGGGACAAGGTAATTTCTGCCATCAAGCAAAAGCTCTATGTGGAAAATGGTATCGACTTGCCTTATCCTACCAGGCAAATTTTATTCCATGACCAAACAGAAGAAACAGATGGCGATCGCGCTCGTCAACGCGAAGGTTGGCCCGCAGGCAATAAAAAAGTACCATTATCACGCAGTATTAGCGGTTCACTCAAGAAGCTAGCTGAAAAGAGTGCCTCGAAAAACGGTAGTGACAGTGATAGCCAAAATCTAACTACGGGCGATCGCAAATGA
- a CDS encoding DUF2254 domain-containing protein, with translation MKNVKITKLWDSLQSSYLFVPALIVVSAIALAVMMLTLDRQGNYGVLKNWGWIYTGSTDGARAMLAAIVSSTITVAGTVFSITIVALQLAASNFGPRLLRNFMKDVSNQVVLGTFIGTFIYCLLVLRTVRGDGDDYNSFIPQLSVTVALALAIVSISLLIYFIHHASTIIQASHIISEVSAELDRATDRLFPEKIGRGLSQSGRQVAEIPANFDEDAYPIKATKSGYLQVIDDEKLMQITSQQELIVRLEFRPGKFIVKGSELMMVYPGGRVNQKFAKKFRDVFILGTERTEQQDIEFPIHQLVEVALRAISPGINDPFTAIRCIDRLSAGLSYLAGRDFPSPYRYDDLGNLRIITQPVTFVGLINAAFNQIRQYSNSDVAVTIRLLEAITTIARYTQNPKDREALRRHAEMIQRDSNDAVSEEWDKKDIEKQYQAVLKAL, from the coding sequence ATGAAAAACGTTAAAATCACTAAACTTTGGGACTCGCTCCAATCGAGCTATTTGTTCGTACCAGCACTTATTGTGGTAAGCGCGATCGCCCTAGCTGTTATGATGTTGACGCTCGACCGACAGGGCAATTATGGAGTCTTAAAAAACTGGGGCTGGATTTACACTGGCAGCACCGACGGTGCGCGGGCAATGCTTGCTGCCATCGTTAGTTCGACGATTACTGTTGCGGGTACTGTTTTCTCAATTACAATTGTGGCGCTCCAACTAGCTGCTTCCAATTTTGGTCCCCGCTTACTGCGTAACTTTATGAAGGACGTTAGTAATCAAGTGGTACTGGGGACATTTATTGGCACGTTTATCTACTGCTTGCTTGTTCTGCGGACAGTACGGGGAGACGGAGATGATTACAACTCCTTTATCCCTCAACTCTCGGTGACGGTAGCCTTAGCGTTAGCGATCGTTAGTATTAGTTTGCTAATCTACTTTATCCATCACGCCTCCACTATAATTCAAGCATCTCACATTATTAGTGAAGTCAGTGCCGAGCTTGACCGCGCTACAGATCGATTATTTCCTGAAAAAATCGGACGAGGCTTATCCCAATCAGGACGGCAAGTGGCAGAAATTCCAGCGAATTTTGACGAAGATGCTTACCCGATTAAGGCAACTAAGAGCGGTTATCTACAAGTAATTGATGATGAGAAGTTAATGCAGATTACCTCCCAGCAAGAGTTGATAGTGCGCCTAGAATTTCGACCAGGCAAGTTTATCGTCAAAGGTAGCGAGTTAATGATGGTTTATCCTGGCGGACGGGTAAATCAAAAATTTGCCAAAAAGTTTCGAGATGTCTTTATTCTGGGTACAGAACGCACCGAACAACAGGATATAGAGTTTCCCATCCATCAGTTAGTTGAAGTTGCCCTGCGGGCAATTTCTCCGGGAATTAACGATCCATTTACTGCAATTCGGTGTATCGACAGATTGAGTGCGGGATTATCTTACCTCGCAGGGCGGGATTTTCCTTCCCCTTATCGCTACGATGACTTGGGCAACCTGCGGATTATTACCCAGCCAGTGACGTTTGTAGGGCTAATTAATGCTGCCTTTAACCAAATTCGACAATATAGTAATTCTGATGTGGCTGTAACTATTCGTCTACTGGAGGCAATCACAACTATTGCTCGTTATACTCAAAACCCGAAAGACCGCGAGGCGCTACGCCGCCATGCCGAAATGATTCAACGGGACAGTAACGACGCAGTTTCTGAAGAATGGGACAAAAAAGATATTGAAAAGCAATATCAGGCAGTTTTGAAAGCTCTTTAG
- a CDS encoding cation:proton antiporter has translation MVLESAIGEVAIETNLKQFLLVLAVSLSVATLPQIFSWFRQIPYTLLLVIVGLGLAFVDVRLVELSPSLILSIFLPPLLFEAAWNVKWSDLKQSLVPICLYAVVGVVVSIVGMALSLNQLAGLSLTTALLVGAILSATDPVSVTALFRELGVGSRLTTLMEGESLFNDGMAVVAFGFLVALPLGKAELAFQPIVGQLLTVIGIGVAMGSLIGYGISYFTQRFDLPLVEQSLTLVAAYGTYLIIEDLGGSGVIGVVTTSLILGNFGSRIGMNPRTRIIVSEFWEFLAFFVNSIMFLLIGDQVHFSTLGDNIVIISVTVIAMILMRAISIYTLSSISNYFVKPEIGLSEQTILWWGGLRGSVSIALALSVPVC, from the coding sequence ATGGTACTTGAATCAGCAATAGGCGAAGTAGCAATTGAAACAAACTTAAAGCAGTTTCTTTTGGTACTGGCAGTCTCTTTAAGCGTAGCAACGCTGCCACAAATATTTAGCTGGTTTCGCCAAATTCCTTACACCTTACTACTTGTAATTGTCGGCTTAGGGTTGGCGTTTGTTGATGTTCGCCTAGTAGAACTTTCCCCCAGCTTAATCCTATCAATTTTTCTGCCACCGTTACTATTTGAAGCTGCCTGGAATGTGAAATGGTCGGACTTGAAGCAAAGCTTAGTACCGATTTGCCTCTACGCCGTTGTGGGAGTCGTTGTTTCGATTGTGGGGATGGCACTTAGTCTAAATCAACTGGCAGGACTATCACTAACTACGGCTTTACTCGTAGGAGCTATTTTATCTGCGACCGATCCAGTTTCGGTCACAGCTTTGTTTCGAGAATTGGGTGTAGGTAGTCGTCTGACTACACTAATGGAAGGTGAAAGCTTATTTAACGACGGGATGGCGGTGGTTGCCTTTGGTTTTTTGGTGGCACTACCTTTAGGAAAGGCTGAATTAGCATTTCAACCAATTGTGGGGCAATTGTTGACCGTTATAGGAATTGGCGTAGCAATGGGGAGCTTAATTGGATATGGCATCTCCTACTTTACGCAAAGATTTGATTTGCCCTTGGTGGAACAGTCGTTAACGTTAGTTGCTGCTTACGGTACTTACTTAATTATTGAAGATTTAGGTGGTTCTGGAGTAATTGGGGTGGTGACCACGAGTTTGATACTAGGTAACTTTGGTTCTCGCATCGGCATGAATCCCCGCACTCGGATTATTGTCAGCGAGTTCTGGGAATTTCTAGCGTTTTTCGTCAACTCGATTATGTTTCTGCTCATTGGGGACCAAGTTCATTTTTCCACACTGGGAGACAACATAGTAATTATTAGCGTGACAGTTATAGCAATGATTTTGATGCGGGCGATCTCTATTTATACCCTCAGCAGTATCAGCAATTACTTTGTCAAACCTGAAATTGGGTTATCCGAGCAAACTATACTTTGGTGGGGAGGTTTGCGCGGTTCTGTTTCTATTGCCTTGGCATTGAGCGTACCCGTTTGTTAA
- the istB gene encoding IS21-like element helper ATPase IstB, with protein sequence MLYLKQLKLTHMLAHWESLEHQAIQEQWSYAKFLLALCEQETHRRNALRLQRTLAEAQLPTAKSFSNFDFRHCPQFNPAPLMQLAEDPAWLERAGNCLIFGPSGVGKTHLAAGLTRRMVELGKRAKFFAANALVQELQHAKLQLQLPALLRKLDRFDLLVLDDLGYVKKSEAETSVLFELIAHRYERKSLLITANQPFSQWDTIFSDSMMTVAAVDRLVHHGTIFEIKSDSYRRQAATNRSNNSQSS encoded by the coding sequence ATTCTTTACCTCAAGCAACTCAAACTGACTCATATGCTCGCTCACTGGGAATCATTGGAACACCAGGCTATACAGGAGCAATGGTCTTATGCCAAATTCTTACTAGCATTATGCGAACAAGAAACACATCGCCGCAACGCGCTCCGGTTGCAACGGACCCTCGCCGAAGCTCAACTTCCCACCGCAAAAAGTTTTTCCAACTTTGATTTTAGGCATTGCCCTCAGTTCAATCCTGCACCGCTAATGCAGTTGGCTGAAGATCCTGCTTGGTTGGAGCGGGCTGGAAATTGTCTAATTTTTGGTCCCTCTGGAGTAGGGAAGACTCATCTGGCTGCTGGTTTAACTCGTCGGATGGTGGAGTTGGGCAAGCGGGCTAAGTTCTTTGCGGCTAATGCTCTAGTCCAAGAGTTGCAGCACGCTAAACTGCAATTGCAACTGCCAGCTTTACTCAGAAAGCTCGACCGCTTCGACTTGCTGGTGCTTGACGATCTGGGCTATGTCAAAAAGTCTGAGGCGGAAACTTCGGTCTTGTTTGAGTTGATTGCTCATCGCTATGAGCGCAAAAGTCTTCTCATCACTGCTAATCAGCCTTTCAGTCAGTGGGATACGATTTTTTCCGATTCAATGATGACGGTTGCTGCTGTAGACCGCTTAGTTCATCATGGCACGATCTTTGAGATTAAGTCTGACAGCTACCGTCGTCAGGCTGCTACTAATCGCTCGAATAATTCTCAATCATCCTAA
- a CDS encoding ion transporter, whose protein sequence is MKTAEKQILNRERQEILQQLEDWLETPMLVLGFVWLALFVVELIWGLNPLLQASGTVIWIIFILDFILEFTLAPHKLTYLQRNWLTVISLPLPALRLFRFGRVLRVLNTARAVRGIRLLRVITRTNRGMRAISASLGRRGFGYVVTTTLVITLVGAAGMYAFESNIPDGRGLNNYGTALWWTAMLMTTMGSEYWPRTPEGQQFSL, encoded by the coding sequence ATGAAAACCGCAGAAAAACAGATACTTAATCGAGAACGGCAGGAAATCCTGCAACAGTTGGAAGACTGGCTGGAAACCCCAATGCTCGTGCTAGGTTTCGTGTGGTTGGCGCTATTTGTTGTTGAGTTAATCTGGGGCTTGAATCCTTTACTCCAAGCAAGTGGCACGGTTATTTGGATAATTTTTATTCTTGACTTTATCCTCGAATTTACCTTAGCTCCACATAAGCTTACTTATCTTCAACGCAATTGGCTAACAGTTATTTCCTTACCACTACCAGCGCTGCGCCTGTTTAGGTTTGGGCGCGTTTTGCGGGTGCTAAATACGGCACGGGCAGTTCGTGGTATCAGGTTACTACGAGTAATTACACGCACAAATCGGGGGATGCGGGCAATTAGTGCTAGTTTAGGTCGTCGCGGCTTCGGCTACGTTGTAACCACAACCTTAGTCATTACCCTAGTTGGAGCCGCCGGGATGTATGCGTTTGAGAGCAATATTCCTGATGGGCGTGGTCTAAATAACTACGGCACGGCACTGTGGTGGACGGCGATGCTGATGACGACAATGGGTTCGGAATACTGGCCTAGGACTCCAGAAGGGCAGCAATTCTCATTATGA